One genomic window of Quercus robur chromosome 6, dhQueRobu3.1, whole genome shotgun sequence includes the following:
- the LOC126688957 gene encoding major allergen Pru ar 1-like, with protein MGVFTYENEITSAIPPARLFKAFVLDADNLIPKLAPHAIKSAEIIEGNGGPGTIKKITFGEGSQFKYVKHRIDEIDQANFTYCYSVIEGDIVNELLEKISYEIKIVASPDGGSVLKNTSKYHTKGEQEIKEEKVKAGKEKAAGLFKAVEAYLLAHPDAYN; from the exons ATGGGTGTTTTCACTTACGAGAATGAGATCACCTCTGCTATCCCACCAGCTAGGCTATTCAAGGCTTTTGTCCTTGATGCTGACAATCTCATCCCAAAGCTTGCCCCCCATGCCATTAAGAGTGCTGAAATCATTGAAGGAAATGGAGGCCCCGGAACCATCAAGAAGATCACCTTTGGCGAAG GCAGCCAATTCAAGTATGTGAAGCATAGAATTGATGAGATTGACCAAGCAAACTTCACATATTGTTACAGTGTGATTGAGGGTGATATTGTGAATGAATTACTCGAGAAAATCTCATACGAGATCAAGATTGTGGCAAGCCCTGATGGAGGATCCGTCTTGAAGAACACCAGCAAATACCACACAAAGGGGGAGCAGGAGATCAAGGAAGAGAAAGTTAAGGCTGGAAAAGAAAAGGCTGCAGGACTTTTCAAGGCTGTTGAGGCCTACCTCTTGGCACACCCTGATGCCTACAACTAA